A window of Candidatus Polarisedimenticolia bacterium genomic DNA:
CGCGCGGCGCGGGGGCCGATGCCATCCTGCTGATCGTTGCGGCGCTGCCCCGGACGGCGGTGGTCGATCTGCTGGGAAAAGCGCGGGGTCTCGGCATGGAGGCGCTGGTGGAGGTGCACGATGAGGAGGAGCTGCGGCAGGCTCTGGAAGCCGGCGCCCGTCTCATCGGCGTGAACAATCGCAACCTGCGGACTTTCGAGGTCGACCTCGAGATCTCCGTGCGGCTCGCCGCGCTGTTTCCGACCGGGATCCTCAAGGTGAGCGAGAGCGGCATCACCTCGCGCGCGGACATGAAAAGGCTCGCGGATGCCGGCTACGATGCCTTCCTGATCGGCGAGTCACTGGCGCGCTCTTCCGATCCGGGCGCCGCCTTGCGGGAGTGGACCCGATGAGACCACGGATCAAGTTCTGCGGCATCACGCGGCGGGCGGATCTCGAGGCGGCCGCCGCGGCCGGCGCCGATGCCGTGGGAGTCATCCTGGTGGCCGGCACGCCGCGCTCCCTCGATCCGGCGAGGGCACGCGACCTGCTGCGCTCGGCGCCCCCCTTCCTGGCGCGCGTCGGCGTCTTCGCCGACGAGGACCCGATCCGCATCCGGAGGATCCGCGAAGATCTGGGACTGACGGCGGTCCAGCTGCATGGATCGGAGTCGCCCGGCCACTGCGCCGCCGTCGGCGGAGTCCGGATCAAGACGCTGCGGGTCCGGGAGGACTTCTCGCCGGCGAGCATGGAGCCCTTCGATGTCGAGGCCTTCCTGCTGGAGGCCCCCGTCCCTGGCGCGCTCGGTGGGGGAGGGGTCGCCTTCGACTGGTCTCGTCTCGCGACCCACGGCGCCTTCGGGCGTCGGATCATCGTGGCAGGAGGATTGACTCCGGACAACGTGGCGGAGGCGGTGCACCTCCTGCGTCCCTATGGCGTCGACGTCAGCAGCGGCGTGGAGCAATCGCCCGGAGTAAAGGATGCAAAGCGGATGGAGGATTTCGTGCGGGCGGTACGGGGAGCGTCGTCATGAAGCCGGAAAAGCCGGGGCGCTTCGGAAGATTCGGCGGCCGCTTTGTCCCTGAAACCCTGATGGGGCCGCTGATCGAGCTGGAGGAAGCCTACGAGACATGCCGCAAGGATCCCGCCTTCCAGCAGGAGCTGGACCGCCTCCTGCGCGACTATGTCGGGCGACCGACGCCGCTGACCCCGGCGGCGCGCCTCGGGGAGGAGCTGGGCGGCCTGCGCATTCACTTGAAGCGCGAGGATCTCTGCCATACCGGCGCCCACAAGATCAACAACACCCTGGGACAGGCTCTGCTGGCGCGGCGCATGGGCAAGCGGCGTGTCATCGCCGAGACGGGAGCGGGGCAGCATGGCGTGGCGAGCGCCACCGCGGCGGCGCTGCTGGACCTCGAATGCGTCGTCTACATGGGATCGGAGGACATGGCGCGGCAGTCGCTGAATGTCACCCGGATGCGGCTGCTGGGGGCGCGCGTCGTCGAAGTGGCCGCGGGCAGCCGGACACTCAAAGATGCCATCAACGAGGCGATGCGCGACTGGGTCACGAACTGCGCCGGCACCCACTACATTCTCGGCTCGGTCCTGGGAGCGCATCCCTACCCGGCCCTGGTGCGCGATTTCCAGTCGGTGATCGGGAGGGAAGCGCGGGCGCAGTATCTGAAGACCGAAGGGCGGCTTCCGGACCTGCTGGTGGCTTGCGTCGGGGGTGGCAGCAACAGCCTGGGACTGTTCACGGCTTTCCTGGCGGACGAGGCGGTCGAGATGGTGGGCGTGGAGGCCGGCGGCGAAGGAATCGCCGCCGGGCGGCACGCGGCCCGCTTCGCCGGCGGGTCGCCAGGAGTGCTGCATGGCACCTACACCTTCCTGCTCCAGGATGCGGCCGGGAATATCGCGCCGACCCATTCGGTCTCGGCGGGACTGGACTACCCGGCCGTCGGCCCCGAGCATGCCGACCTGCGCGAGCAGGGCCGGGTGCGCTACGAGATCGCCTCCGACGTCGAGGCGCTCGATGGCTTCCGGCGGCTGGCGCGCTGCGAGGGGATCCTGCCGGCTTTGGAATCGGCCCACGCGCTCGGCTGGCTCGCGGCGCATGCATCACGGCTCCCGCAGGGGTGCCGCGTCCTGGTCAATCTGTCGGGGCGGGGCGACAAGGACGTCGACCAGGCGGCCGCGCGGCTCGGAGTCGAGCCATGAGCCGGATCGCGGCGGCCTTCGCCAAGGCGCGCCAGGCACGCCGTATCGCTTTCATTCCCTACCTGACGGCGGGAGATCCGTCGATCGAGGCGACCGTCGATCTCGCGCTGGTACTGCGCGGCTGCGGCGCCGATTTGATCGAGCTGGGCGTGCCCTTCTCCGATCCGCTGGCCGACGGCGAGGTGATCCAGCGCGCGGCGGCGCGCGCCCTGGCCCGCGGGACGACGCTGGAGACGGTCCTGGAAGCCGCCGCACGGATCCGGCAGATGAGCGACGTGCCGCTGCTCCTGTTCAGTTACCTGAATCCGCTGCTGCGCATGGGCTGGCCCCGCCTCGCGCAGGCCGCCTCCGCCGCGGGCGTCGACGGCGTCCTGGCCACCGATCTTCCCGTGGAGGAGGCGGACGATTACATCGCCGCCCTGGGCGAGAAGAACCTCGACCCGGTCTTCATGGCCGCCCCGACCACCGCCCAGGACCGGCTCGATGCCATCGGACGCGCCTCGCGAGGGTTCCTTTACTACGTGACGCGCGCCGGGGTGACCGGAGAGCGTGCCACGCTGCCGCCGGAGACCGCCGATCGGGTACGCCGGCTGCGCCAGTCGACCTCACTGCCGATCGCGCTGGGCTTCGGTGTCTCGGATCGGGAGCAGGTGCGCCAGGCCGGGGAGTTCGCCGACGGCGTGGTGGTGGGCAGCGCCCTGGTGAGGGTGGTGGAGCAATGCAGCGAGCCGGCTGTTCTGGCGGAGCGCCTGAAGCGGCGCGTGGCCGAGCTGTTCTGACAATGCAACGCGCGCGGGAGCGGCTCGCTTCCGCGCCGATTCATGAAAGGAGCTTCTCTTGACTCGAAAAACCTCCGGCTGGCTGCCGGTTCTGTGCGCGGTGGGCTGCCTGGCGGCCGCCCCAGCCCCCGAGGGGGTGAAAGTGACTTTCCGTCGCGACGCCATCCTGTCGCTGCTGTCGGCAACGAT
This region includes:
- a CDS encoding phosphoribosylanthranilate isomerase; translation: MRPRIKFCGITRRADLEAAAAAGADAVGVILVAGTPRSLDPARARDLLRSAPPFLARVGVFADEDPIRIRRIREDLGLTAVQLHGSESPGHCAAVGGVRIKTLRVREDFSPASMEPFDVEAFLLEAPVPGALGGGGVAFDWSRLATHGAFGRRIIVAGGLTPDNVAEAVHLLRPYGVDVSSGVEQSPGVKDAKRMEDFVRAVRGASS
- the trpB gene encoding tryptophan synthase subunit beta — encoded protein: MKPEKPGRFGRFGGRFVPETLMGPLIELEEAYETCRKDPAFQQELDRLLRDYVGRPTPLTPAARLGEELGGLRIHLKREDLCHTGAHKINNTLGQALLARRMGKRRVIAETGAGQHGVASATAAALLDLECVVYMGSEDMARQSLNVTRMRLLGARVVEVAAGSRTLKDAINEAMRDWVTNCAGTHYILGSVLGAHPYPALVRDFQSVIGREARAQYLKTEGRLPDLLVACVGGGSNSLGLFTAFLADEAVEMVGVEAGGEGIAAGRHAARFAGGSPGVLHGTYTFLLQDAAGNIAPTHSVSAGLDYPAVGPEHADLREQGRVRYEIASDVEALDGFRRLARCEGILPALESAHALGWLAAHASRLPQGCRVLVNLSGRGDKDVDQAAARLGVEP
- the trpA gene encoding tryptophan synthase subunit alpha, encoding MSRIAAAFAKARQARRIAFIPYLTAGDPSIEATVDLALVLRGCGADLIELGVPFSDPLADGEVIQRAAARALARGTTLETVLEAAARIRQMSDVPLLLFSYLNPLLRMGWPRLAQAASAAGVDGVLATDLPVEEADDYIAALGEKNLDPVFMAAPTTAQDRLDAIGRASRGFLYYVTRAGVTGERATLPPETADRVRRLRQSTSLPIALGFGVSDREQVRQAGEFADGVVVGSALVRVVEQCSEPAVLAERLKRRVAELF